Below is a window of Tautonia marina DNA.
TGCAGGAGGTCGGCCGTTCAAATCGGCTCGCCCCGACTCAACACCAGCCGAACCCATCGAGGCCCGCTTCCCCCCGTGGGATGCGGGCCTCGATCCGTTCCGTTCGGGCTCCTGATCTCTCAAACCGTCAGCCTGCGGTTGGTCCGACCTCAGGCCGTACGGTCCTTCGAGGAAGGCGGGCGAAGTAGACGCCCAGGTAAAGCGAGAGCAGGGCGGCGAACAGGCACCAGATGGAGAAGAAGGCGTAGCCGAAGGCGATCTGACTGACCAGCGACGAGGCGAGTACGGCCGCGCCAAACCCCTGAAGACGGCGGTCGGAGAAGGCGAACGGGAGGATGATGATTGCCAGGTATATTCCACGAAGCACCATCTCGGGAACCACCCGAAAAATTGGAAGGTCCCCGAGCTGGTAGTGGATCGAATGCCGGATCACTTCAATGACGAGCAACCGTTCGGGCTCGAAGATGAGGGGAAGCCAGAGGCCCGCTCCGACCCCGATCCCCAGCAACAGCAGGAGCAGGACGAACGGCCGCCCTCTCCGTTCGAAGAGCGCAACACTGAACGGGATCCATGCGGGCCAGAGCCAGAACGCGAAGAACAGATACGCCAGCGCGGCGGGTGAATCCGGTCGACTTGCCCCGCGATTCAGTTCGAGCCACACAAACCCCTCACACGCTTGCTGAACCCCGAAGATCAGGGGGATCGCCGCGAGGGCCAGCTTCGCCGGTTCCTTGCGAACCGCTTCTCGCACGCAAGAAAGCCCGACCGGCATCAGAACGGCCGCGGCCCCGAAGCTCGCTTCTGCGCTCATGCACACAGACAATCCCTTCTCGCGGCCATGTTGCCGCATCGTTGCGAATAGCTACGCCCTCCGTCAGGAGGTCTTCGCCCTTCGGGTCATCCTTGCAAAGGAGGCTTCCCCAGAAGCGTCGGCGCGATCCCTGGGTTTCGGGAAACGAAACGTCTCGCGCGCTGCAACCGAACGCCCCAACCAAATTGTAAGCAACCGTTGAAGGATAGCGAGCCCTTCGATCGAGTTGAAGAGGCTCATTCGGAAATCCGCTCCCAGAAGATTCGACCAGTCGACGAACCGCTCGCCTCAGCATCACCCTTACGGGTCAGTCAACGTCCGGATCTCGGATCAGCGGGACCGGTGTATCGACCTGTCCGGCCGGACGCTGATTCGCTCCCGGCCGGTCGGTGTCACCGAGATCCTGATGGGCCGTTTCGGCCAGCGCCGAGAGTTGGCGAACCACCTGGGGATGATCGTCGGCGCGGTCGAGGGTTTCACCCGGGTCGATCGCCACATCAAACAGAGCAGGGCGGCCCGGCTCCAGGGCGGGATGGGGACGCCTCGCCCCTTCGTCGAGCGGCAGATACAGCTTCCACGGCCCCGAT
It encodes the following:
- a CDS encoding DUF6629 family protein, whose product is MSAEASFGAAAVLMPVGLSCVREAVRKEPAKLALAAIPLIFGVQQACEGFVWLELNRGASRPDSPAALAYLFFAFWLWPAWIPFSVALFERRGRPFVLLLLLLGIGVGAGLWLPLIFEPERLLVIEVIRHSIHYQLGDLPIFRVVPEMVLRGIYLAIIILPFAFSDRRLQGFGAAVLASSLVSQIAFGYAFFSIWCLFAALLSLYLGVYFARLPRRTVRPEVGPTAG